One window from the genome of [Mycobacterium] stephanolepidis encodes:
- a CDS encoding thiolase domain-containing protein, giving the protein MGASINLAAVIGTGQTKYVAKRHDVSMNGLVREAIDRAMTDAGVGWDDIDAVVVGKAPDFFEGVMMPELFMADAIGATGKPMIRVHTAGSVGGSTGVVAASLVQSGKYRRVLALAWEKQSESNAMWALSIPVPFSVPVGAGAGGYFAPHVRAYIERSKAPLDTGAIVAVKDRLNAAKNPLAHLHQPDITVEKVMASPMLWDPIRFDETCPSSDGACAIVVGDEETADRRIADGHTVAWVHATALRTEPLDYTGRDRVNPQAGRDAAAALWRDAGITSPIDEIDAAEIYVPFSWFEPMWLENLGFAAEGEGWKLTQAGETAIGGRIPVNASGGVLSSNPIGASGLIRFAEAAIQVMGKAGDHQVPGAKKALGHAYGGGSQYYSMWVVGSEKPAGNGSKA; this is encoded by the coding sequence GTGGGTGCATCAATAAACCTCGCTGCCGTGATCGGCACCGGGCAGACCAAGTACGTAGCCAAGCGCCATGACGTCTCCATGAATGGCCTTGTCCGCGAGGCGATTGACCGGGCAATGACCGACGCCGGTGTCGGCTGGGACGATATCGACGCCGTCGTCGTGGGTAAGGCGCCCGACTTCTTCGAGGGCGTCATGATGCCCGAGCTCTTCATGGCGGACGCGATCGGCGCAACCGGAAAGCCCATGATCCGGGTACACACAGCCGGTTCGGTCGGCGGCTCCACCGGCGTGGTCGCTGCCAGCCTGGTGCAGTCGGGCAAGTACCGTCGCGTGCTGGCGCTGGCCTGGGAGAAGCAGTCCGAATCGAATGCCATGTGGGCGTTGTCGATTCCGGTGCCCTTCTCGGTTCCCGTGGGCGCAGGTGCGGGCGGCTACTTCGCCCCACATGTGCGCGCATACATCGAACGTTCCAAGGCCCCGCTGGACACCGGAGCAATCGTCGCGGTCAAGGACCGGCTCAACGCGGCGAAGAATCCGCTGGCGCACCTTCACCAGCCCGATATCACCGTCGAGAAGGTGATGGCGTCTCCGATGTTGTGGGACCCGATCCGCTTCGACGAGACCTGCCCGTCGTCGGACGGCGCATGCGCGATCGTGGTGGGAGACGAAGAAACCGCCGATCGCCGTATCGCCGACGGTCATACGGTCGCGTGGGTGCATGCCACCGCGTTACGCACCGAGCCGCTCGACTACACCGGCCGCGACCGGGTGAACCCGCAGGCGGGACGCGACGCCGCGGCGGCGTTGTGGCGTGACGCGGGAATCACCAGCCCGATCGACGAGATCGACGCCGCCGAGATCTACGTCCCGTTCTCGTGGTTCGAGCCGATGTGGCTGGAGAACTTGGGATTCGCAGCCGAGGGTGAGGGCTGGAAGCTGACCCAGGCCGGCGAGACAGCCATCGGTGGCCGGATTCCCGTCAACGCCTCCGGCGGCGTGCTGTCCTCGAATCCGATTGGCGCCTCGGGCCTCATCCGGTTCGCGGAGGCCGCGATCCAGGTGATGGGCAAGGCCGGTGACCATCAGGTGCCGGGCGCCAA
- a CDS encoding acyl-CoA synthetase — protein MDMALNIADLIEHSIDTMPDRVAIISGDRKLTYAELEEQSNRLGHYLQSRGVGPGDKVGLYCRNGIEIVVALTAIVKIRAISVNVNYRYVEAELHYLFENSDMAALVHERRYSDKVANVLPSTPNVKTAIVVEDGTDLDYSSYDGVAFADALAQGSPERDFAERSPDDIFLIYTGGTTGFPKGVMWRHEDIYRSLFGGINYVTGEYIEGEWDLAKQGAEAAPFIGFPIPPMIHGATQAATFMALFQGRTTVLAPEFNPEEVWELIEKHKINMLFFAGDAIGRPLIDALDTEVGRARDLSSLWVLASSAALFSQTVKERYLELLPNRVITDAIGASETGTGGLSTVTKGQMHPGGPTVKISSTTTVLDEEGNAIQPGSGVRGLIAKSGHIPVGYFKDEKKTAETFKTFNGVRYAIPGDWATVEADGTVTMLGRGSVSINTGGEKVFPEEVESVLKGHPAVFDAVVVGVPDEKWGQHVGAVVAVRPGVELTFEDLDTHARKEIAGYKVPRSVWIVDTVKRNPAGKADYRWAKEVSETEKVDLVNTKHVNTGA, from the coding sequence ATGGACATGGCCCTTAACATTGCCGACCTCATTGAGCATTCGATCGACACTATGCCCGATCGTGTTGCCATCATTTCCGGTGACCGAAAGCTGACATATGCCGAGCTTGAGGAGCAGTCCAACCGGCTAGGGCACTATCTGCAGAGCCGGGGCGTGGGCCCGGGCGACAAGGTGGGTTTGTACTGCCGGAACGGTATCGAGATCGTCGTCGCGCTCACGGCCATCGTCAAGATCCGTGCGATCTCGGTCAACGTGAACTACCGGTACGTCGAGGCCGAGCTGCACTACCTGTTCGAGAACTCCGACATGGCCGCTCTGGTGCACGAGCGTCGGTACAGCGACAAGGTCGCGAATGTTCTGCCGAGCACCCCGAACGTCAAGACCGCGATCGTCGTCGAGGACGGAACAGACCTCGACTACTCGTCGTACGACGGCGTCGCGTTCGCAGATGCGCTGGCGCAGGGATCTCCGGAACGTGACTTCGCGGAGCGCAGCCCCGACGACATCTTCCTGATCTACACCGGCGGCACCACCGGCTTCCCCAAGGGGGTGATGTGGCGGCACGAGGACATCTATCGCTCGCTGTTCGGTGGCATCAACTACGTCACCGGCGAGTACATCGAGGGTGAGTGGGATCTGGCCAAGCAGGGAGCCGAGGCCGCACCCTTCATCGGTTTCCCGATCCCGCCGATGATCCACGGCGCCACCCAGGCGGCCACCTTCATGGCCCTGTTCCAGGGGCGCACCACGGTGCTCGCGCCCGAGTTCAACCCCGAAGAGGTGTGGGAACTCATCGAGAAGCACAAGATCAACATGCTGTTCTTCGCCGGAGACGCCATCGGCCGACCGCTCATCGACGCGCTGGATACCGAGGTGGGCCGCGCGCGTGACCTGTCCTCGCTGTGGGTGTTGGCCAGCAGTGCCGCGCTGTTCTCGCAGACGGTCAAGGAGCGGTACTTGGAGCTGCTGCCCAACCGAGTGATCACCGATGCGATCGGCGCCTCCGAGACCGGTACCGGCGGGTTGTCCACCGTTACCAAGGGGCAGATGCATCCGGGTGGCCCGACCGTGAAGATCAGTTCCACCACAACGGTTCTCGATGAGGAAGGCAATGCGATCCAACCCGGTTCCGGGGTGCGGGGTCTCATCGCCAAGAGCGGCCACATTCCGGTCGGATACTTCAAGGACGAGAAGAAGACCGCCGAGACGTTCAAGACGTTCAACGGTGTGCGGTACGCGATCCCCGGTGACTGGGCGACCGTCGAAGCGGACGGCACTGTCACCATGCTGGGGCGCGGATCGGTGTCGATCAACACCGGTGGCGAGAAGGTGTTCCCCGAGGAAGTCGAGAGCGTCCTGAAGGGCCACCCCGCCGTGTTCGACGCGGTTGTCGTCGGTGTGCCCGACGAGAAGTGGGGCCAGCATGTGGGTGCTGTCGTCGCGGTGCGTCCCGGCGTGGAGCTCACCTTCGAAGACCTGGACACCCATGCGCGCAAGGAGATCGCCGGATACAAGGTGCCGCGCAGCGTCTGGATCGTGGACACTGTCAAGCGCAATCCTGCGGGCAAGGCCGACTACCGCTGGGCCAAGGAGGTCTCGGAAACCGAGAAGGTGGACCTCGTGAACACCAAGCACGTCAACACGGGAGCCTGA
- a CDS encoding LON peptidase substrate-binding domain-containing protein, protein MGGVTPMFPLQSVLLPGEPLPLRIFEPRYVALVRDVMAAERTFGTVLIARGREVGGGDIRHDVGTAVRVLDCESLGAERFALRCEGAHRIRITQWLDDDPYPRAETEPWPDELDERVLPLSALNEVQARIENLLRRVATAQQVRLPRRWSIATGLPSGAEKRLYALASRVPMGQADRHAVLAAPTLETRVHALNEAVDTVTAMLDFREV, encoded by the coding sequence GTGGGCGGCGTGACGCCCATGTTCCCGCTGCAGTCGGTGTTACTGCCGGGCGAGCCCCTACCGCTGCGCATCTTCGAGCCGCGCTACGTCGCCCTGGTCCGCGATGTGATGGCCGCCGAACGCACCTTCGGCACCGTTCTGATCGCTCGCGGCCGAGAGGTGGGCGGCGGAGATATCCGGCACGACGTCGGCACCGCGGTCCGCGTCCTGGACTGCGAGTCCCTCGGCGCGGAGCGCTTCGCGTTGCGTTGCGAGGGCGCGCATCGAATCCGCATCACCCAGTGGCTCGACGATGATCCGTATCCGCGCGCCGAGACAGAACCGTGGCCCGACGAACTCGACGAGCGGGTGCTGCCGTTGAGTGCCCTCAACGAGGTGCAGGCACGTATCGAGAACCTGCTGCGCCGGGTCGCGACCGCGCAGCAGGTTCGCCTCCCCCGCCGGTGGTCCATCGCCACCGGGCTGCCCAGCGGCGCCGAAAAGCGGCTGTACGCGTTGGCATCTCGAGTGCCGATGGGTCAAGCCGATCGGCACGCCGTGCTGGCAGCGCCGACGTTGGAGACGCGGGTTCACGCATTGAATGAGGCTGTCGACACCGTCACCGCGATGCTCGACTTCCGCGAGGTTTAG
- a CDS encoding thiolase domain-containing protein, protein MSSAAPAVAVVGFAHSPHVRSTEGTTNGVEMLVPCFREIYADLGITKSDIGFWCSGSSDYLAGRAFSFISAIDSIGAVPPINESHVEMDAAWALYEAYIKILTGQVETALVYGFGKSSAGTLRRALALQTDPYTVAPLWPDSVSLAALQARVGLDSGKWTKEQMAQVALDALGRAQRVDSEAPASSVDELLAREYFADPLHKHDIAPISDGASIMVLASGDRARELRENPAWITGFEHRIETPILGARDLTTSPSTAASAAAATGGDTGSIEVAELYAPFSHQQLILAEAIGLKDSTTVNPSGGTLVANPMFSAGLERIGFAAQHIWNGSAGRVLAHATSGPVLQQNLVAVLEGK, encoded by the coding sequence ATGAGCTCCGCTGCCCCCGCAGTAGCAGTTGTGGGCTTCGCCCACTCCCCTCACGTTCGCAGCACCGAGGGCACCACCAACGGTGTCGAGATGCTGGTGCCCTGTTTCCGGGAAATCTACGCCGACCTCGGAATCACCAAGTCCGATATCGGCTTCTGGTGCTCGGGATCATCCGATTACCTGGCCGGGCGTGCCTTCTCGTTCATCTCGGCGATCGACTCGATCGGTGCCGTGCCGCCGATCAACGAGTCTCATGTGGAGATGGACGCGGCGTGGGCGCTGTACGAGGCCTACATCAAGATCCTCACCGGACAGGTGGAGACCGCCCTCGTCTACGGATTCGGGAAGTCCTCTGCCGGCACCCTGCGCAGAGCCCTTGCCCTGCAGACCGATCCGTACACGGTTGCCCCGCTATGGCCCGATTCGGTGTCCTTGGCGGCACTGCAGGCGCGGGTCGGCCTGGATTCGGGAAAGTGGACCAAGGAGCAGATGGCGCAGGTTGCCCTCGACGCCCTCGGCCGCGCCCAGCGCGTGGATTCCGAGGCCCCGGCCTCGAGCGTCGACGAGCTGCTGGCGCGCGAATACTTCGCCGACCCACTGCACAAGCACGACATCGCACCGATATCCGATGGCGCCTCGATCATGGTGCTGGCCTCCGGTGACCGCGCCCGCGAACTGCGCGAAAACCCGGCGTGGATTACCGGATTCGAACATCGGATCGAGACACCGATACTCGGTGCCCGAGATCTGACCACCTCGCCGTCCACAGCCGCCTCCGCGGCCGCAGCGACAGGCGGCGACACCGGTTCCATCGAGGTGGCCGAGTTGTATGCACCGTTCAGCCATCAGCAGCTGATCCTCGCCGAGGCCATTGGCCTCAAGGACTCCACGACCGTCAACCCCTCGGGTGGCACCCTGGTGGCCAACCCGATGTTCTCGGCCGGTCTGGAGCGGATCGGCTTTGCCGCACAACATATCTGGAACGGTTCGGCAGGAAGGGTGTTGGCCCACGCGACCAGCGGGCCCGTACTTCAGCAGAACCTCGTCGCGGTGCTGGAGGGTAAGTAA
- a CDS encoding LLM class F420-dependent oxidoreductase yields the protein MKFGLQLGYWSASPPENAPELVAAAEEGGFDAVFTAEAWGSDAYTPLAWWGSDTSRIRLGTSVIQLSARTPTACAMAALTLDHLSGGRHILGLGVSGPQVVEGWYGQPFPKPLARTREYINIIRQVLAREAPVRSDGPHYPLPLTGDNATGLGKPLKPIVHPLRADIPIFLGAEGPKNVALTAEIADGWLPMFYAPRLADMYNEWLDEGFSRPGARRSRKDFEIAATAQVIVTDDRRSVLDQLKPFSALYIGGMGAVELNFHAEVYRRMGYGEVVDEVTELFRTNRKDKAAEVIPDELVLDTTIVGTEAEVREQIKTWEAAGVTMLVVGCRSVAHVKQLAALT from the coding sequence ATGAAATTCGGATTGCAGCTGGGGTACTGGTCGGCCTCCCCGCCGGAGAACGCGCCCGAACTGGTGGCCGCCGCCGAAGAAGGTGGATTCGACGCCGTCTTCACGGCCGAGGCCTGGGGTTCCGACGCGTACACCCCGTTGGCCTGGTGGGGATCGGACACCAGTCGAATCAGGTTGGGCACCTCGGTGATTCAGCTCTCGGCGCGAACGCCTACGGCCTGTGCCATGGCGGCCCTGACGCTGGATCACCTCTCCGGCGGCCGCCACATCTTGGGACTGGGCGTATCTGGGCCCCAGGTAGTGGAAGGCTGGTACGGGCAACCGTTCCCCAAGCCTCTGGCCCGTACCCGTGAATACATCAACATCATCAGGCAGGTACTGGCTCGCGAGGCGCCCGTTCGCAGCGACGGTCCGCACTACCCGCTGCCGCTGACCGGGGACAATGCCACCGGGCTGGGCAAGCCTCTCAAGCCGATCGTGCACCCGCTGCGCGCCGATATCCCCATCTTTCTCGGGGCGGAGGGCCCGAAGAATGTGGCGTTGACCGCTGAGATCGCGGACGGCTGGTTGCCCATGTTCTACGCGCCGCGGCTGGCAGACATGTACAACGAATGGCTCGACGAGGGTTTCTCCCGGCCCGGCGCCCGGCGCAGCCGCAAGGACTTCGAGATCGCGGCCACCGCACAGGTCATCGTCACCGACGACCGCCGCTCGGTGCTCGATCAGCTGAAGCCGTTCTCCGCCTTGTATATCGGTGGCATGGGCGCGGTCGAACTCAACTTCCATGCCGAGGTGTATCGGCGCATGGGCTACGGCGAGGTGGTTGACGAGGTCACCGAGCTGTTCCGCACCAACCGCAAGGACAAGGCGGCCGAAGTGATTCCGGACGAGTTGGTGCTCGACACCACCATCGTCGGAACCGAGGCCGAGGTACGTGAGCAGATCAAGACCTGGGAGGCCGCGGGGGTCACCATGCTGGTGGTCGGTTGCCGCAGTGTCGCGCACGTCAAACAGCTGGCGGCGCTGACCTAA
- a CDS encoding NAD(P)H-dependent flavin oxidoreductase — protein MHTDLCERFGIRYPIFGFTPSEKVAAAITRAGGMGVLGCVRFNDPDELDAVLNWMDENTDGKPYGVDIVMPAKVPTEGTAVDIDKLIPQGHKDFVEKTLADLGVPPLPGERESAGVLGWLHSVARSHVEVALKHPIKLIANALGSPPKDVIDQAHEHGVPVAALAGKAEHAKRHVENGVDIVVAQGYEAGGHTGDVASMVLWPEIVDALDGSAPVLAAGGIGSGRQAAAALALGASGVWTGSIWLTAAEYDLGTVTAGGDSVVQQALLKATSSDTVRTRIYTGKPARLLKTKWTQAWDAEDAPTPLPMPLQNILVSGAHERMNRAHDPETVCFPAGQIVGRMNEIRPTAEIVADLVAGFESTVDRLNQIRG, from the coding sequence ATGCACACCGACCTGTGTGAGCGGTTCGGAATCCGCTACCCGATATTCGGTTTCACGCCATCGGAAAAGGTCGCCGCAGCTATCACCCGCGCGGGCGGTATGGGTGTGCTGGGATGTGTCCGCTTCAACGATCCCGACGAGTTGGACGCCGTTCTGAACTGGATGGACGAGAACACCGACGGCAAGCCTTACGGTGTCGACATCGTGATGCCGGCCAAGGTGCCCACGGAGGGCACCGCGGTGGACATCGACAAGCTGATTCCGCAGGGGCACAAGGACTTTGTCGAGAAGACTCTTGCCGACCTGGGCGTGCCCCCACTGCCGGGTGAACGTGAGTCGGCGGGGGTGCTGGGCTGGCTGCATTCGGTGGCCCGCTCGCACGTGGAGGTCGCGCTCAAGCATCCGATCAAGCTGATCGCCAATGCGCTCGGCTCCCCGCCCAAGGACGTGATCGACCAGGCGCACGAGCATGGCGTGCCGGTCGCCGCGCTCGCGGGTAAGGCCGAGCACGCCAAGCGGCATGTCGAGAACGGTGTCGATATCGTTGTGGCTCAGGGCTATGAGGCCGGTGGGCATACCGGCGATGTGGCATCCATGGTGCTGTGGCCCGAGATCGTGGACGCCCTCGACGGCAGCGCCCCGGTGCTGGCGGCCGGCGGTATCGGTAGCGGTAGGCAGGCAGCGGCGGCCCTGGCGCTCGGTGCCTCGGGTGTGTGGACCGGCTCGATCTGGCTGACCGCCGCCGAGTATGACCTTGGAACCGTCACCGCCGGTGGCGATTCCGTGGTGCAGCAGGCGCTGCTGAAGGCGACCTCGAGTGACACGGTGCGCACCCGCATCTACACCGGAAAGCCCGCGCGACTGCTGAAGACCAAGTGGACTCAGGCTTGGGACGCCGAGGACGCGCCGACACCGCTGCCGATGCCGCTACAGAACATTCTGGTGAGCGGGGCACACGAGCGGATGAATCGTGCGCATGACCCCGAGACTGTCTGCTTCCCCGCGGGGCAGATCGTCGGGCGGATGAACGAGATTCGGCCTACCGCCGAGATCGTGGCCGACTTGGTGGCAGGTTTCGAGAGCACTGTCGACAGGCTGAACCAGATCCGCGGCTAG
- a CDS encoding crotonase/enoyl-CoA hydratase family protein translates to MTDTVTEQDAPHALVELRDHVLVVTMNRPHARNALSGEMLEIMTQAWDRVDNDSEVRVCILTGAGGYFCAGADLKAMNKRAPGDQFSDGSYDPSVIPGLLKGRRLTKPLIAAVEGPAIAGGTEILQATDIRIAGESAKFGVSEVKWSLYPMGGSAVRLPRQIPYTVACDILLTGRHIKAPEAKDIGLIGHVVPDGQALDKALELANMIAANGPLAVQAVLKTIRDSEGLHENEAFKADTKVGIGVFTSNDAKEGPRAFAEKRAPNFTGT, encoded by the coding sequence ATGACGGACACAGTGACCGAACAGGACGCCCCGCACGCCCTGGTGGAACTCCGCGATCACGTCCTCGTCGTGACGATGAATCGTCCACACGCACGCAACGCCCTGTCCGGGGAAATGCTGGAGATCATGACGCAGGCCTGGGACCGCGTCGACAACGATTCCGAGGTTCGCGTCTGCATCCTGACCGGCGCGGGCGGGTACTTCTGCGCCGGCGCCGATCTCAAGGCCATGAACAAGCGTGCCCCGGGCGACCAGTTCTCCGACGGCAGCTACGACCCGTCCGTCATCCCCGGCCTGCTCAAGGGCCGGCGTCTGACCAAGCCTCTGATCGCAGCCGTCGAGGGTCCCGCGATCGCCGGCGGCACCGAAATCCTGCAGGCTACCGATATCCGCATCGCGGGTGAGAGCGCCAAATTCGGTGTCTCCGAGGTGAAGTGGAGCCTGTACCCGATGGGCGGGTCGGCCGTGCGTCTCCCTCGTCAGATCCCGTACACGGTCGCCTGCGACATCCTGCTCACCGGTCGACACATCAAGGCCCCGGAGGCCAAGGACATCGGGCTCATCGGCCACGTCGTCCCCGACGGCCAGGCACTGGACAAGGCCCTGGAGCTCGCGAACATGATCGCCGCGAACGGACCCCTGGCGGTGCAGGCGGTCCTCAAGACCATCCGCGATTCGGAAGGCCTGCACGAGAACGAGGCCTTCAAGGCCGACACCAAGGTCGGCATCGGCGTCTTCACCAGTAACGACGCCAAGGAAGGCCCCCGCGCCTTCGCCGAGAAGCGCGCCCCCAACTTCACCGGCACCTGA
- a CDS encoding Zn-ribbon domain-containing OB-fold protein, whose amino-acid sequence MTVSQSSTTGQLPLLTAPLELSFDYTRSVGPTLSKFFTALRDRQIVGTRGSDGRVHVPAAEYDPVTYAPLTEVVPVSSVGTVQSWSWQPEPLEGQPLATPFAWALIKLDGADTALLHAVDVGAAGSAGIETGARVHAVWADETVGAITDIAYFALGDRPVDVPTPTPDQEPVTMQVTPIRLEVQHITSPEESAYLRALAEGTLLGGRTGAGGRVYFPARGADPLTGEPTSDLVEVADKGVVTTFAIINIPFPGQRIKPPYVAAYVLLDGADIPFLHLVYDIDPADVRMGMRVEAVWKPKEEWGYGIDNIQYFRPTGEPDADYETYKDRI is encoded by the coding sequence GTGACAGTCAGCCAAAGCAGCACAACCGGGCAATTGCCCCTCCTGACGGCACCCCTCGAACTGTCTTTTGATTACACCCGTTCGGTGGGACCGACCCTCTCCAAGTTCTTCACCGCCCTGCGCGATCGGCAGATTGTCGGCACCCGCGGCAGCGACGGCCGAGTTCACGTACCGGCGGCCGAGTACGACCCGGTCACCTACGCACCCCTGACCGAGGTGGTGCCGGTGTCGAGCGTGGGCACGGTCCAGTCGTGGTCCTGGCAGCCCGAGCCGCTCGAGGGCCAGCCGCTGGCCACACCGTTCGCCTGGGCACTCATCAAACTCGACGGTGCCGACACCGCGCTGCTGCACGCCGTCGACGTGGGCGCCGCGGGCTCCGCCGGTATCGAGACCGGTGCCCGCGTGCACGCGGTATGGGCCGATGAAACCGTCGGCGCGATCACCGACATCGCCTACTTCGCGCTCGGAGACCGTCCGGTCGACGTTCCCACTCCCACACCGGATCAGGAGCCGGTGACCATGCAGGTCACCCCCATCCGGCTGGAAGTTCAGCACATCACCTCACCGGAGGAGAGCGCCTATCTGCGCGCGCTGGCCGAGGGCACGCTGCTCGGCGGTCGCACCGGCGCGGGTGGGCGCGTGTACTTCCCGGCGCGTGGGGCCGATCCCCTGACCGGTGAACCCACCTCAGACCTGGTGGAAGTGGCCGACAAGGGCGTCGTCACCACCTTCGCGATCATCAACATCCCGTTCCCCGGGCAGCGCATCAAGCCGCCATATGTGGCCGCCTATGTGTTGCTCGACGGTGCCGATATCCCGTTCCTGCACCTCGTCTACGACATCGATCCGGCGGACGTCCGCATGGGCATGCGGGTCGAGGCCGTGTGGAAGCCCAAGGAGGAGTGGGGATACGGGATCGACAACATCCAGTACTTCCGCCCCACCGGTGAACCCGACGCCGACTACGAGACCTACAAGGACCGGATCTGA